In the genome of Drosophila yakuba strain Tai18E2 chromosome 3R, Prin_Dyak_Tai18E2_2.1, whole genome shotgun sequence, one region contains:
- the LOC6535575 gene encoding sex determination protein fruitless isoform X2 yields the protein MNLWYNTDQGAMDQQFCLRWNNHPTNLTGVLTSLLQREALCDVTLACEGETVKAHQTILSACSPYFETIFLQNQHPHPIIYLKDVRYSEMRSLLDFMYKGEVNVGQSSLPMFLKTAESLQVRGLTDNNNLNYRSDCDKLRDSAASSPTGRGPSNYTGGLGGAGGVADAMRDSRDSLRSRCERDLRDELTQRSSSSMSERSSAAAAAAAAAAAVAAAGGNVNAAAVALGLTTPTGGERSPSVGSASAAAAAAAVAAAVAAAANRSASADGCSDRGSERGTLERTDSRDDLLQLDYSNKDNNNSNSSSTGNNNNNNNNNSSSNNNNSSNRERNNSGERERERERERERERDRDRELSTTPVEQLSSSKRRRKNSSSNCDNSLSSSHQDRHYPQDSQANFKSSPVPKTGGSTSESEDAGGRHDSPLSMTTSVHLGGGGGNVGAASALSGLSQSLSIKQELMDAQQQQQQQHREHHVALPPDYLPSAALKLHAEDMSTLLTQHALQAADARDEHNDAKQLQLDQTDNIDGRVKCFNIKHDHLRHPDRELDRIHREHDDDPGVIEEVVVDRGREMDAGDEQEPEEMKEATYHATPPKYRRAVVYAPPHPDEEAASGSGSDVYVDGGYNCEYKCKELNMRAIRCSRQQHLMSHYPPHHPHHRSLIDCPAEAAYSPPVVSNQTYLASNGAVQQLDLSSYHSHGHANHQHHQHPPPAPHPSHSQGSPHYPPASVAGAGSVSVSIAGSASGSAISAPASVATSAVSPQPSSSSTGSTSSAAAVAAAAAAAANRRDHNIDYSTLFVQLSGTLPTLYRCVSCNKIVSNRWHHANIHRPQSHECPVCGQKFTRRDNMKAHCKIKHADIKDRFFSHYVHM from the exons atgaatttatg GTACAACACTGACCAAGGAGCGATGGACCAGCAATTCTGCTTGCGCTGGAACAATCATCCCACAAATCTGACCGGCGTGCTCACCTCACTGCTGCAGCGGGAGGCGCTATGCGACGTCACGCTCGCCTGCGAGGGAGAAACAGTCAAG GCTCACCAGACCATCCTGTCAGCCTGCAGTCCGTACTTCGAGACGATTTTCCTACAGAACCAGCATCCACATCCCATCATCTACTTGAAAGATGTCAGATACTCAGAGATGCGATCTCTGCTCGACTTCATGTACAAGGGCGAGGTCAACGTGGGTCAGAGTTCGCTGCCCATGTTTCTCAAGACGGCCGAGAGCCTGCAG GTGCGTGGTCTCACAGATAACAACAATCTGAACTACCGCTCCGATTGCGACAAGCTGCGCGACTCGGCGGCCAGTTCGCCGACCGGACGTGGGCCGAGTAATTACACCGGCGGCCTGGGCGGcgctgggggcgtggccgatGCGATGCGCGACTCCCGCGACTCCCTGCGCTCCCGCTGCGAACGGGATCTGCGCGACGAGCTGAcgcagcgcagcagcagcagcatgagCGAACGCAgctcggcggcggcagcggcggcggcggcagcagcggcggtAGCGGCCGCCGGCGGCAATGTCAATGCGGCTGCCGTCGCCCTGGGCCTGACCACGCCCACCGGCGGCGAACGATCTCCGAGCGTGGGCAGCGCCAGTGCAGCGGCGGCGGCCGCGGCTGTAGCGGCTGCTGTGGCAGCGGCTGCCAATCGAAGTGCCAGCGCCGACGGATGCAGCGATCGGGGAAGCGAGCGCGGTACGCTCGAGCGGACGGATAGTCGCGATGATCTGTTGCAGCTGGATTACAGCAACAAGGataacaacaatagcaacagcagtagtaccggcaacaacaacaacaataataacaacaatagcagcagcaataacaacaacagcagcaatagGGAGCGCAACAACAGCGGAGAACGTGAGCGGGAGCGGGAAAGAGAGCGTGAGCGTGAGCGAGACAGGGACAGGGAGCTATCCACCACGCCGGTGGAGCAGCTGAGTAGTAGTAAGCGCAGACGTAAGAACTCATCATCCAACTGTGATAACTCGCTGTCCTCGAGCCACCAGGACAGGCACTACCCGCAGGACTCTCAG GCCAACTTCAAGTCGAGTCCCGTGCCCAAAACAGGCGGCAGCACATCGGAATCGGAGGACGCCGGCGGTCGCCACGACTCGCCGCTCTCGATGACCACCAGCGTCCATCTGGGCGGCGGTGGGGGCAATGTGGGCGCGGCCAGCGCCCTGAGCGGTCTGAGCCAGTCGCTGAGCATCAAGCAGGAGCTGATGgatgcccagcagcagcagcagcagcagcatcgggAACACCACGTGGCCCTGCCGCCCGATTACTTGCCG AGCGCCGCTCTAAAGCTGCACGCGGAGGATATGTCAACGCTGCTCACGCAGCATGCTTTGCAAGCAGCAGATGCGCGGGACGAGCACAACGACGccaagcagctgcagctggacCAGACGGACAATATCGACG GTCGCGTCAAGTGTTTTAACATTAAGCACGACCACCTACGTCATCCGGATCGGGAACTGGATCGAATCCATCGGGAGCACGACGACGATCCAGGCGTTATCGAGGAGGTCGTTGTGGATCGCGGTCGTGAGATGGATGCGGGCGATGAGCAGGAACCGGAGGAGATGAAGGAGGCGACCTACCATGCCACGCCACCCAAGTACAGAAGGGCGGTGGTTTATGCTCCTCCGCATCCGGATGAAGAGGCGGCCTCCGGATCGGGATCGGATGTCTATGTGGACGGTGGCTACAATTGCGAGTACAAGTGCAAGGAGCTCAACATGCGCGCCATACGATGCAGTCGCCAGCAGCACCTGATGTCCCACTATCCGCCACATCATCCGCACCACCGATCCCTAATAGATTGCCCCGCCGAGGCGGCTTACTCACCACCCGTGGTCAGCAACCAGACCTACCTGGCCAGCAATGGAGCGGTGCAGCAGTTGGACTTGAGCAGTTACCACAGCCACGGTCACGCCaaccaccaacaccaccagcaTCCGCCACCAGCACCACATCCCAGCCACTCGCAGGGCTCACCCCACTATCCACCTGCCTCTGTTGCGGGTGCGGGATCAGTCTCGGTGTCAATAGCAGGATCTGCGTCGGGATCAGCCATATCCGCACCAGCTTCAGTAGCCACGTCTGCGGTCTCGCCGCAACCGAGCTCCAGTTCCACTGGGTCCACCTcgtcggcggcggcggtggctgcggcagctgctgcggcggcaAATCGGCGGGATCACAACATTGACTACTCTACTTTGTTCGTCCAGCTGTCGGGCACACTGCCCACTCTGTACAGATGCGTTAGTTGCAACAAGATCGTGTCCAACCGCTGGCACCACGCCAATATCCATCGACCCCAGAGTCATGAGTGTCCCGTTTGCGGGCAGAAGTTCACCCGCAGGGACAATATGAAGGCGCACTGTAAGATCAAGCACGCGGACATCAAGGATCGATTCTTTAGCcactatgtacatatgtga
- the LOC6535575 gene encoding sex determination protein fruitless isoform X1, with protein sequence MMATSQDYFGNPYALFRGPPTTLRPRESPLGVGHPHGHGHMHSHAHAHGHGHAHSHYAALDLQTPHKRNIETDVRAPPPPLPPPPLPLPPSSPRYNTDQGAMDQQFCLRWNNHPTNLTGVLTSLLQREALCDVTLACEGETVKAHQTILSACSPYFETIFLQNQHPHPIIYLKDVRYSEMRSLLDFMYKGEVNVGQSSLPMFLKTAESLQVRGLTDNNNLNYRSDCDKLRDSAASSPTGRGPSNYTGGLGGAGGVADAMRDSRDSLRSRCERDLRDELTQRSSSSMSERSSAAAAAAAAAAAVAAAGGNVNAAAVALGLTTPTGGERSPSVGSASAAAAAAAVAAAVAAAANRSASADGCSDRGSERGTLERTDSRDDLLQLDYSNKDNNNSNSSSTGNNNNNNNNNSSSNNNNSSNRERNNSGERERERERERERERDRDRELSTTPVEQLSSSKRRRKNSSSNCDNSLSSSHQDRHYPQDSQANFKSSPVPKTGGSTSESEDAGGRHDSPLSMTTSVHLGGGGGNVGAASALSGLSQSLSIKQELMDAQQQQQQQHREHHVALPPDYLPSAALKLHAEDMSTLLTQHALQAADARDEHNDAKQLQLDQTDNIDGRVKCFNIKHDHLRHPDRELDRIHREHDDDPGVIEEVVVDRGREMDAGDEQEPEEMKEATYHATPPKYRRAVVYAPPHPDEEAASGSGSDVYVDGGYNCEYKCKELNMRAIRCSRQQHLMSHYPPHHPHHRSLIDCPAEAAYSPPVVSNQTYLASNGAVQQLDLSSYHSHGHANHQHHQHPPPAPHPSHSQGSPHYPPASVAGAGSVSVSIAGSASGSAISAPASVATSAVSPQPSSSSTGSTSSAAAVAAAAAAAANRRDHNIDYSTLFVQLSGTLPTLYRCVSCNKIVSNRWHHANIHRPQSHECPVCGQKFTRRDNMKAHCKIKHADIKDRFFSHYVHM encoded by the exons GTACAACACTGACCAAGGAGCGATGGACCAGCAATTCTGCTTGCGCTGGAACAATCATCCCACAAATCTGACCGGCGTGCTCACCTCACTGCTGCAGCGGGAGGCGCTATGCGACGTCACGCTCGCCTGCGAGGGAGAAACAGTCAAG GCTCACCAGACCATCCTGTCAGCCTGCAGTCCGTACTTCGAGACGATTTTCCTACAGAACCAGCATCCACATCCCATCATCTACTTGAAAGATGTCAGATACTCAGAGATGCGATCTCTGCTCGACTTCATGTACAAGGGCGAGGTCAACGTGGGTCAGAGTTCGCTGCCCATGTTTCTCAAGACGGCCGAGAGCCTGCAG GTGCGTGGTCTCACAGATAACAACAATCTGAACTACCGCTCCGATTGCGACAAGCTGCGCGACTCGGCGGCCAGTTCGCCGACCGGACGTGGGCCGAGTAATTACACCGGCGGCCTGGGCGGcgctgggggcgtggccgatGCGATGCGCGACTCCCGCGACTCCCTGCGCTCCCGCTGCGAACGGGATCTGCGCGACGAGCTGAcgcagcgcagcagcagcagcatgagCGAACGCAgctcggcggcggcagcggcggcggcggcagcagcggcggtAGCGGCCGCCGGCGGCAATGTCAATGCGGCTGCCGTCGCCCTGGGCCTGACCACGCCCACCGGCGGCGAACGATCTCCGAGCGTGGGCAGCGCCAGTGCAGCGGCGGCGGCCGCGGCTGTAGCGGCTGCTGTGGCAGCGGCTGCCAATCGAAGTGCCAGCGCCGACGGATGCAGCGATCGGGGAAGCGAGCGCGGTACGCTCGAGCGGACGGATAGTCGCGATGATCTGTTGCAGCTGGATTACAGCAACAAGGataacaacaatagcaacagcagtagtaccggcaacaacaacaacaataataacaacaatagcagcagcaataacaacaacagcagcaatagGGAGCGCAACAACAGCGGAGAACGTGAGCGGGAGCGGGAAAGAGAGCGTGAGCGTGAGCGAGACAGGGACAGGGAGCTATCCACCACGCCGGTGGAGCAGCTGAGTAGTAGTAAGCGCAGACGTAAGAACTCATCATCCAACTGTGATAACTCGCTGTCCTCGAGCCACCAGGACAGGCACTACCCGCAGGACTCTCAG GCCAACTTCAAGTCGAGTCCCGTGCCCAAAACAGGCGGCAGCACATCGGAATCGGAGGACGCCGGCGGTCGCCACGACTCGCCGCTCTCGATGACCACCAGCGTCCATCTGGGCGGCGGTGGGGGCAATGTGGGCGCGGCCAGCGCCCTGAGCGGTCTGAGCCAGTCGCTGAGCATCAAGCAGGAGCTGATGgatgcccagcagcagcagcagcagcagcatcgggAACACCACGTGGCCCTGCCGCCCGATTACTTGCCG AGCGCCGCTCTAAAGCTGCACGCGGAGGATATGTCAACGCTGCTCACGCAGCATGCTTTGCAAGCAGCAGATGCGCGGGACGAGCACAACGACGccaagcagctgcagctggacCAGACGGACAATATCGACG GTCGCGTCAAGTGTTTTAACATTAAGCACGACCACCTACGTCATCCGGATCGGGAACTGGATCGAATCCATCGGGAGCACGACGACGATCCAGGCGTTATCGAGGAGGTCGTTGTGGATCGCGGTCGTGAGATGGATGCGGGCGATGAGCAGGAACCGGAGGAGATGAAGGAGGCGACCTACCATGCCACGCCACCCAAGTACAGAAGGGCGGTGGTTTATGCTCCTCCGCATCCGGATGAAGAGGCGGCCTCCGGATCGGGATCGGATGTCTATGTGGACGGTGGCTACAATTGCGAGTACAAGTGCAAGGAGCTCAACATGCGCGCCATACGATGCAGTCGCCAGCAGCACCTGATGTCCCACTATCCGCCACATCATCCGCACCACCGATCCCTAATAGATTGCCCCGCCGAGGCGGCTTACTCACCACCCGTGGTCAGCAACCAGACCTACCTGGCCAGCAATGGAGCGGTGCAGCAGTTGGACTTGAGCAGTTACCACAGCCACGGTCACGCCaaccaccaacaccaccagcaTCCGCCACCAGCACCACATCCCAGCCACTCGCAGGGCTCACCCCACTATCCACCTGCCTCTGTTGCGGGTGCGGGATCAGTCTCGGTGTCAATAGCAGGATCTGCGTCGGGATCAGCCATATCCGCACCAGCTTCAGTAGCCACGTCTGCGGTCTCGCCGCAACCGAGCTCCAGTTCCACTGGGTCCACCTcgtcggcggcggcggtggctgcggcagctgctgcggcggcaAATCGGCGGGATCACAACATTGACTACTCTACTTTGTTCGTCCAGCTGTCGGGCACACTGCCCACTCTGTACAGATGCGTTAGTTGCAACAAGATCGTGTCCAACCGCTGGCACCACGCCAATATCCATCGACCCCAGAGTCATGAGTGTCCCGTTTGCGGGCAGAAGTTCACCCGCAGGGACAATATGAAGGCGCACTGTAAGATCAAGCACGCGGACATCAAGGATCGATTCTTTAGCcactatgtacatatgtga
- the LOC6535575 gene encoding sex determination protein fruitless isoform X3, whose amino-acid sequence MDQQFCLRWNNHPTNLTGVLTSLLQREALCDVTLACEGETVKAHQTILSACSPYFETIFLQNQHPHPIIYLKDVRYSEMRSLLDFMYKGEVNVGQSSLPMFLKTAESLQVRGLTDNNNLNYRSDCDKLRDSAASSPTGRGPSNYTGGLGGAGGVADAMRDSRDSLRSRCERDLRDELTQRSSSSMSERSSAAAAAAAAAAAVAAAGGNVNAAAVALGLTTPTGGERSPSVGSASAAAAAAAVAAAVAAAANRSASADGCSDRGSERGTLERTDSRDDLLQLDYSNKDNNNSNSSSTGNNNNNNNNNSSSNNNNSSNRERNNSGERERERERERERERDRDRELSTTPVEQLSSSKRRRKNSSSNCDNSLSSSHQDRHYPQDSQANFKSSPVPKTGGSTSESEDAGGRHDSPLSMTTSVHLGGGGGNVGAASALSGLSQSLSIKQELMDAQQQQQQQHREHHVALPPDYLPSAALKLHAEDMSTLLTQHALQAADARDEHNDAKQLQLDQTDNIDGRVKCFNIKHDHLRHPDRELDRIHREHDDDPGVIEEVVVDRGREMDAGDEQEPEEMKEATYHATPPKYRRAVVYAPPHPDEEAASGSGSDVYVDGGYNCEYKCKELNMRAIRCSRQQHLMSHYPPHHPHHRSLIDCPAEAAYSPPVVSNQTYLASNGAVQQLDLSSYHSHGHANHQHHQHPPPAPHPSHSQGSPHYPPASVAGAGSVSVSIAGSASGSAISAPASVATSAVSPQPSSSSTGSTSSAAAVAAAAAAAANRRDHNIDYSTLFVQLSGTLPTLYRCVSCNKIVSNRWHHANIHRPQSHECPVCGQKFTRRDNMKAHCKIKHADIKDRFFSHYVHM is encoded by the exons ATGGACCAGCAATTCTGCTTGCGCTGGAACAATCATCCCACAAATCTGACCGGCGTGCTCACCTCACTGCTGCAGCGGGAGGCGCTATGCGACGTCACGCTCGCCTGCGAGGGAGAAACAGTCAAG GCTCACCAGACCATCCTGTCAGCCTGCAGTCCGTACTTCGAGACGATTTTCCTACAGAACCAGCATCCACATCCCATCATCTACTTGAAAGATGTCAGATACTCAGAGATGCGATCTCTGCTCGACTTCATGTACAAGGGCGAGGTCAACGTGGGTCAGAGTTCGCTGCCCATGTTTCTCAAGACGGCCGAGAGCCTGCAG GTGCGTGGTCTCACAGATAACAACAATCTGAACTACCGCTCCGATTGCGACAAGCTGCGCGACTCGGCGGCCAGTTCGCCGACCGGACGTGGGCCGAGTAATTACACCGGCGGCCTGGGCGGcgctgggggcgtggccgatGCGATGCGCGACTCCCGCGACTCCCTGCGCTCCCGCTGCGAACGGGATCTGCGCGACGAGCTGAcgcagcgcagcagcagcagcatgagCGAACGCAgctcggcggcggcagcggcggcggcggcagcagcggcggtAGCGGCCGCCGGCGGCAATGTCAATGCGGCTGCCGTCGCCCTGGGCCTGACCACGCCCACCGGCGGCGAACGATCTCCGAGCGTGGGCAGCGCCAGTGCAGCGGCGGCGGCCGCGGCTGTAGCGGCTGCTGTGGCAGCGGCTGCCAATCGAAGTGCCAGCGCCGACGGATGCAGCGATCGGGGAAGCGAGCGCGGTACGCTCGAGCGGACGGATAGTCGCGATGATCTGTTGCAGCTGGATTACAGCAACAAGGataacaacaatagcaacagcagtagtaccggcaacaacaacaacaataataacaacaatagcagcagcaataacaacaacagcagcaatagGGAGCGCAACAACAGCGGAGAACGTGAGCGGGAGCGGGAAAGAGAGCGTGAGCGTGAGCGAGACAGGGACAGGGAGCTATCCACCACGCCGGTGGAGCAGCTGAGTAGTAGTAAGCGCAGACGTAAGAACTCATCATCCAACTGTGATAACTCGCTGTCCTCGAGCCACCAGGACAGGCACTACCCGCAGGACTCTCAG GCCAACTTCAAGTCGAGTCCCGTGCCCAAAACAGGCGGCAGCACATCGGAATCGGAGGACGCCGGCGGTCGCCACGACTCGCCGCTCTCGATGACCACCAGCGTCCATCTGGGCGGCGGTGGGGGCAATGTGGGCGCGGCCAGCGCCCTGAGCGGTCTGAGCCAGTCGCTGAGCATCAAGCAGGAGCTGATGgatgcccagcagcagcagcagcagcagcatcgggAACACCACGTGGCCCTGCCGCCCGATTACTTGCCG AGCGCCGCTCTAAAGCTGCACGCGGAGGATATGTCAACGCTGCTCACGCAGCATGCTTTGCAAGCAGCAGATGCGCGGGACGAGCACAACGACGccaagcagctgcagctggacCAGACGGACAATATCGACG GTCGCGTCAAGTGTTTTAACATTAAGCACGACCACCTACGTCATCCGGATCGGGAACTGGATCGAATCCATCGGGAGCACGACGACGATCCAGGCGTTATCGAGGAGGTCGTTGTGGATCGCGGTCGTGAGATGGATGCGGGCGATGAGCAGGAACCGGAGGAGATGAAGGAGGCGACCTACCATGCCACGCCACCCAAGTACAGAAGGGCGGTGGTTTATGCTCCTCCGCATCCGGATGAAGAGGCGGCCTCCGGATCGGGATCGGATGTCTATGTGGACGGTGGCTACAATTGCGAGTACAAGTGCAAGGAGCTCAACATGCGCGCCATACGATGCAGTCGCCAGCAGCACCTGATGTCCCACTATCCGCCACATCATCCGCACCACCGATCCCTAATAGATTGCCCCGCCGAGGCGGCTTACTCACCACCCGTGGTCAGCAACCAGACCTACCTGGCCAGCAATGGAGCGGTGCAGCAGTTGGACTTGAGCAGTTACCACAGCCACGGTCACGCCaaccaccaacaccaccagcaTCCGCCACCAGCACCACATCCCAGCCACTCGCAGGGCTCACCCCACTATCCACCTGCCTCTGTTGCGGGTGCGGGATCAGTCTCGGTGTCAATAGCAGGATCTGCGTCGGGATCAGCCATATCCGCACCAGCTTCAGTAGCCACGTCTGCGGTCTCGCCGCAACCGAGCTCCAGTTCCACTGGGTCCACCTcgtcggcggcggcggtggctgcggcagctgctgcggcggcaAATCGGCGGGATCACAACATTGACTACTCTACTTTGTTCGTCCAGCTGTCGGGCACACTGCCCACTCTGTACAGATGCGTTAGTTGCAACAAGATCGTGTCCAACCGCTGGCACCACGCCAATATCCATCGACCCCAGAGTCATGAGTGTCCCGTTTGCGGGCAGAAGTTCACCCGCAGGGACAATATGAAGGCGCACTGTAAGATCAAGCACGCGGACATCAAGGATCGATTCTTTAGCcactatgtacatatgtga